From a single Armatimonadota bacterium genomic region:
- a CDS encoding nitroreductase family protein yields the protein MEAYRCIRSKREVRSFLAAKVPRETIVQILEAGRWSGSSRNRQPWHFVVVTERQGLKQLARCGRFAAHLADAAFAVAVAVEAERDSFDAGRCAQNMMLAAWALGVGSCPTVMHDEARAKELLGLPPSMKLAVVVAFGLPAKKRSPVERIVYRVLLHRGRKPLEQIVSWERYGAA from the coding sequence GTGGAGGCATACCGCTGCATCCGGAGCAAGCGTGAGGTACGGTCCTTCCTCGCCGCGAAGGTCCCCAGGGAGACCATCGTGCAGATTCTGGAGGCCGGGCGGTGGAGCGGGAGCAGCCGCAACCGGCAACCGTGGCACTTCGTGGTGGTCACGGAGAGGCAGGGCCTCAAGCAACTGGCACGCTGCGGTCGGTTCGCGGCCCACCTGGCCGACGCGGCGTTTGCGGTGGCTGTGGCCGTAGAAGCGGAGCGGGATAGCTTCGACGCGGGCCGCTGCGCGCAGAACATGATGCTGGCCGCCTGGGCGCTGGGAGTGGGCTCCTGTCCCACCGTGATGCACGATGAGGCCAGGGCCAAGGAACTCCTGGGGCTACCTCCCTCCATGAAGCTCGCCGTGGTGGTGGCCTTCGGCCTTCCCGCGAAGAAGCGCAGCCCGGTGGAACGTATCGTCTACCGGGTGTTGCTGCACAGGGGGCGGAAGCCCCTGGAGCAGATCGTCTCCTGGGAGCGCTACGGGGCTGCGTGA